A window of the Streptomyces sp. Ag109_O5-10 genome harbors these coding sequences:
- a CDS encoding trypsin-like peptidase domain-containing protein — MNKPLVAALASLAITGIGAAPAVAVPQPAKAAAVTVNFAGTVSLSNCSGSVIRFPNSADSDPALVLTNGHCLETGFPEPGEVITGQSSSRTFGLLNSSGSKVATLRANQVVYSTMTDTDITIYRTTTTYAAIKNSYGISPLTVSAGHPVAGTAIKVVSGYWKTIYSCTIDGFVYRLKEGDWTWKDSVRYTSACNTIGGTSGSPVIDTTTGQVVAVNNTGNEDGERCTVDNPCEVDANGNVTVRQGINYAEETYIIPACFTTGNVLNLSASGCTLPKP; from the coding sequence ATGAACAAGCCTCTCGTCGCCGCGCTCGCCTCCCTGGCCATCACCGGGATCGGCGCGGCTCCGGCGGTCGCCGTGCCGCAGCCGGCGAAGGCCGCCGCGGTGACCGTCAACTTCGCGGGCACCGTCTCGCTCAGCAACTGCTCCGGCTCGGTCATCCGCTTCCCGAACTCCGCGGACAGCGACCCGGCGCTGGTCCTCACCAACGGCCACTGCCTGGAGACCGGCTTCCCGGAGCCCGGCGAGGTCATCACCGGCCAGTCCTCCAGCCGCACCTTCGGGCTGCTCAACTCCTCCGGCAGCAAGGTCGCCACGCTCCGCGCCAACCAGGTCGTCTACTCGACGATGACCGACACCGACATCACGATCTACCGCACCACCACGACGTACGCGGCGATCAAGAACTCCTACGGCATCAGCCCGCTCACCGTCAGCGCCGGTCACCCCGTCGCCGGCACCGCCATCAAGGTCGTCTCCGGCTACTGGAAGACGATCTACAGCTGCACCATCGACGGGTTCGTGTACCGGCTGAAGGAGGGCGACTGGACCTGGAAGGACTCGGTCCGCTACACCTCCGCCTGCAACACGATCGGCGGCACGTCGGGGTCGCCGGTGATCGACACCACCACGGGCCAGGTCGTCGCCGTCAACAACACGGGCAACGAGGACGGGGAGCGGTGCACCGTCGACAACCCGTGCGAGGTGGACGCGAACGGGAACGTGACGGTTCGGCAGGGGATCAACTACGCCGAGGAGACGTACATCATTCCGGCGTGCTTCACGACGGGGAACGTGCTGAACCTGAGTGCGAGTGGTTGCACCCTGCCCAAGCCGTAG
- a CDS encoding amidohydrolase family protein, with amino-acid sequence MEQLVIRDAEVVDGSGEPSYRADVVIDGGRIVSIVKEAAAAGCQRPRAVRELDAEGLVLSPGFVDMHAHSDLALLRDPDHSAKAAQGVTLEVLGQDGLSYAPVDDRTLAEVRGAIAGWNGPGDDIDFDWRSVGEYLDRLDRGIAVNAAYLVPQGTVRALAVGWEDRAATPAELDHMRRLVAEGMAQGAVGLSSGLTYTPGMYAPDAELTELCRVVAEYGGYYCPHHRSYGAGALEAYAEMVALAREAGCPLHLAHATMNFGVNKGRAPDLLALLDEALAAGADITLDTYPYTPGSTTLAAMLPSWANEGGPAAALTRLTDDGTSERIRHHLETVGSDGCHGVPIEWDTIEISGVTDPALTAFVGRTVQESADARGESPWTTARRLLLTDRLGTTILQHVGHEENVRTIMRHPVHTGGSDGILQGTKPHPRAYGTFPHYLGHYVRELGVLSLEECVAHLTARPAARLRLPDRGLVREGYRADLVLFDPRTVAAGSTFAAPRRLPTGIPHVLIDGRFVIEDGRRTDALAGRAIRRTPL; translated from the coding sequence GTGGAGCAACTCGTCATCCGGGACGCGGAGGTCGTCGACGGCAGCGGGGAACCCTCCTACCGCGCCGACGTGGTGATCGACGGCGGCCGGATCGTGTCGATCGTCAAGGAGGCCGCGGCCGCGGGCTGCCAGCGTCCGCGCGCGGTGCGCGAGCTGGACGCGGAGGGGCTGGTCCTCTCCCCCGGCTTCGTCGACATGCACGCCCACAGCGACCTGGCGCTGCTGCGCGACCCCGACCACAGTGCCAAGGCCGCACAGGGGGTGACCCTGGAGGTGCTGGGCCAGGACGGCCTGTCGTACGCCCCGGTCGACGACCGCACGCTGGCGGAGGTCCGCGGTGCGATCGCCGGCTGGAACGGCCCCGGCGACGACATCGACTTCGACTGGCGGTCGGTCGGCGAGTACCTGGACCGCCTCGACCGGGGCATCGCCGTCAACGCGGCGTACCTCGTCCCCCAGGGCACGGTCCGCGCGCTCGCCGTGGGCTGGGAGGACCGCGCGGCGACCCCGGCCGAACTGGACCACATGCGCCGGCTGGTGGCCGAGGGCATGGCCCAGGGCGCGGTCGGCCTGTCCTCCGGGCTCACCTACACCCCCGGCATGTACGCGCCGGACGCCGAACTGACCGAGCTGTGCCGGGTGGTGGCGGAGTACGGCGGCTACTACTGCCCGCACCACCGCTCGTACGGCGCGGGCGCCCTGGAGGCGTACGCGGAGATGGTGGCCCTGGCCCGGGAAGCCGGCTGCCCGCTCCACCTGGCCCACGCCACCATGAACTTCGGCGTGAACAAGGGCCGGGCCCCCGACCTGCTGGCCCTCCTCGACGAGGCCCTCGCCGCCGGCGCCGACATCACCCTCGACACCTACCCCTACACCCCCGGCAGCACGACCCTCGCGGCGATGCTGCCGAGCTGGGCGAACGAGGGCGGCCCGGCGGCGGCCCTCACCCGTCTGACGGACGACGGGACATCCGAACGCATCCGCCACCACCTGGAGACCGTCGGCTCCGACGGCTGCCACGGCGTCCCCATCGAGTGGGACACCATCGAGATCTCGGGCGTGACCGACCCCGCCCTCACGGCGTTCGTCGGCCGGACGGTCCAGGAGTCGGCGGACGCCCGCGGGGAGTCGCCCTGGACGACGGCCCGCCGCCTCCTGCTCACCGACCGCCTGGGCACCACGATCCTCCAGCACGTCGGCCACGAGGAGAACGTCCGCACGATCATGCGCCACCCGGTCCACACGGGCGGCTCCGACGGCATCCTCCAGGGCACGAAGCCCCACCCCCGCGCCTACGGCACGTTTCCGCACTACCTCGGCCACTACGTGCGGGAGCTGGGCGTCCTCTCCCTGGAGGAGTGCGTCGCCCACCTCACCGCCCGCCCCGCGGCCCGGCTGCGCCTGCCGGACCGCGGACTCGTACGCGAGGGCTACCGGGCCGACCTCGTCCTCTTCGACCCGCGAACGGTGGCGGCGGGCTCGACGTTCGCGGCCCCGCGCCGCCTCCCGACCGGCATCCCGCACGTGCTGATCGACGGCCGTTTCGTGATCGAGGACGGTCGCCGCACGGACGCACTGGCGGGCCGAGCAATCCGGCGCACCCCGCTGTAG
- a CDS encoding pyridoxal phosphate-dependent aminotransferase — protein sequence MQVIQSTKLANVCYEIRGPVLEEAMRLEAAGHRILKLNTGNPAAFGFECPPEILEDILRNVSSAHGYGDAKGLLAARRAVVMHNQTIGIETDVEHVFIGNGVSELIVMAMQGLLDDGDEVLVPAPDYPLWTAAVSLSGGTAVHYRCDEQSDWMPDLADVERKVTDRTKAIVIINPNNPTGAVYDEAMLRGLTDIARRHNLLVCSDEIYDKILYDGATHTPTAAVAPDLLTLTFNGMSKAYRVAGYRVGWMSVSGPRAHADSYIEGLTILANMRLCANMPGQHGVVAALSGRQTINDLVLPGGRLKEQVDVAYDLLTQIPGVSCVRPKGALYLFPRLDPQVFKIKDDRQMVLDLLRQEKIMVVQGTGFNWPEPDHFRVVTLPTVGDLRDAITRIGRFLDGYGQP from the coding sequence ATGCAGGTGATCCAGTCGACCAAGCTCGCCAACGTCTGTTACGAGATCCGGGGTCCGGTTCTCGAGGAGGCGATGCGGCTCGAGGCGGCGGGGCACCGCATCCTCAAGCTCAACACCGGCAACCCGGCCGCCTTCGGCTTCGAGTGCCCGCCGGAGATCCTGGAGGACATCCTCCGCAACGTCTCCTCGGCACACGGCTACGGCGACGCGAAGGGCCTGCTGGCCGCCCGGCGCGCGGTCGTCATGCACAACCAGACCATAGGCATCGAGACCGACGTCGAGCACGTCTTCATCGGCAACGGCGTCTCCGAGCTGATCGTGATGGCGATGCAGGGGCTCCTGGACGACGGGGACGAGGTCCTCGTACCCGCCCCGGACTACCCGCTGTGGACCGCGGCCGTCTCCCTGAGCGGCGGTACGGCCGTGCACTACCGCTGCGACGAGCAGTCGGACTGGATGCCCGACCTCGCCGACGTCGAGCGCAAGGTCACCGACCGCACCAAGGCGATCGTCATCATCAACCCGAACAACCCGACGGGTGCGGTGTACGACGAGGCGATGCTGCGCGGGCTGACCGACATCGCCCGCCGCCACAACCTCCTCGTCTGCTCGGACGAGATCTACGACAAGATCCTCTACGACGGCGCCACGCACACGCCGACCGCCGCCGTCGCCCCGGATCTCCTCACGCTCACCTTCAACGGCATGTCCAAGGCGTACCGGGTGGCCGGATACCGGGTCGGCTGGATGTCCGTCTCCGGGCCCCGGGCGCACGCCGACTCCTACATCGAGGGCCTGACGATCCTCGCGAACATGCGGCTGTGCGCGAACATGCCCGGTCAGCACGGAGTCGTGGCCGCGCTCAGCGGACGCCAGACGATCAACGACCTCGTCCTGCCGGGCGGCCGGCTGAAGGAGCAGGTGGACGTCGCCTACGACCTGCTCACCCAGATCCCGGGCGTGAGCTGTGTCCGCCCCAAGGGCGCGCTGTACCTCTTCCCGCGCCTCGACCCCCAGGTCTTCAAGATCAAGGACGACCGCCAGATGGTCCTCGACCTGCTGCGGCAGGAGAAGATCATGGTCGTCCAGGGCACCGGCTTCAACTGGCCGGAGCCGGACCACTTCCGGGTGGTGACCCTGCCGACGGTCGGGGACCTGCGGGACGCGATCACCCGGATCGGGCGGTTCCTGGACGGCTACGGCCAGCCGTGA
- a CDS encoding calcium-binding protein — translation MAATLLALVLALPGTAVAAPGDLDPAFAGDGTVLTDFGGNDSAADVAVQSDGRIVSVGTSFDSSGAESDFALTRHNADGTLDPTFGGDGRVTTAVNNLPSNEGLQLSEAHAVALQPDDGNIVVAGSSWRGPENCCWFTLVRYKASDGSLDTSFGNGDGRVFTDFGVPEEATDVVALPGGKIVAAGYVGGQAAVARYNADGSLDPTFGGDGKVTTALGGSLQEGGDLRALAVQPDGKIVVAGEVGTTRFDFVLVRYNTDGSLDTGFGTRGIQRTDFGDYDSAEALAVQPDGRIVAAGSSGGRTALARYNTNGTLDPSFDGNGLVVTPGGGAEDMKLQSDGRIVVSGSGPGGFNVLRYNTDGGLDSGFGSGGRVVTSFGGSDAAHGVAIQSDGRIVAAGQGGPDNDFALARYLGGGGSTPPPPSADLSVTKTGPSTVTIGDRATYTVRVTNATASTAAATGVTLTDTLSGAGATPVSATPSQGGCTTTATGATCALGTLAPGASATVTVVAEPRATGTLRNTATVTATQTDPATGNNTATATGTVNNSRGCTIIGTSGADALNGTIGNDVICGLGGNDTLNGNGGTDTVYGDYGNDTVDGGPGNDTLYGGPGNDTVNGSAGNDRVITTDGVSGNDTANGGLGFDTCTTDPGDSRISCP, via the coding sequence GTGGCGGCCACCCTCCTGGCGCTCGTCCTGGCCCTGCCCGGCACCGCGGTCGCCGCCCCCGGCGACCTGGACCCCGCCTTCGCCGGCGACGGCACGGTCCTCACCGACTTCGGCGGCAACGACTCCGCCGCCGACGTGGCGGTGCAGTCCGACGGCAGGATCGTCTCCGTCGGCACCTCCTTCGACAGCTCCGGCGCCGAGAGTGACTTCGCGCTGACCCGGCACAACGCCGACGGCACCCTGGACCCCACCTTCGGCGGCGACGGCAGGGTGACCACCGCCGTCAACAACCTGCCGTCGAACGAGGGCCTCCAGTTGAGCGAGGCGCACGCCGTGGCCCTGCAGCCCGACGACGGCAACATCGTGGTGGCGGGCAGCAGCTGGCGAGGCCCCGAGAACTGCTGCTGGTTCACGCTGGTCCGGTACAAGGCGAGCGACGGCTCGCTGGACACGAGTTTCGGCAACGGAGACGGCCGGGTCTTCACCGACTTCGGCGTCCCCGAGGAGGCCACGGACGTGGTGGCGCTGCCCGGCGGCAAGATCGTCGCCGCGGGCTATGTGGGCGGCCAGGCCGCGGTGGCCCGCTACAACGCCGACGGCTCCCTGGACCCCACCTTCGGCGGCGACGGCAAGGTGACCACCGCTCTGGGCGGGTCCCTCCAGGAGGGCGGCGACCTGCGGGCCCTGGCCGTACAGCCCGACGGCAAGATCGTGGTCGCGGGCGAGGTCGGGACGACCCGCTTCGACTTCGTGCTCGTCCGCTACAACACCGACGGCAGCCTCGACACCGGGTTCGGCACCCGCGGCATCCAGCGCACCGACTTCGGTGACTACGACTCCGCGGAGGCGCTCGCGGTCCAGCCCGACGGCAGGATCGTCGCGGCCGGTTCGAGCGGCGGCCGGACCGCACTGGCCCGCTACAACACCAACGGCACGCTGGACCCGAGCTTCGACGGCAACGGCCTGGTCGTCACCCCCGGCGGTGGCGCCGAGGACATGAAGCTGCAGAGCGACGGGCGGATCGTCGTCTCCGGCAGCGGCCCGGGCGGCTTCAACGTGCTGCGCTACAACACCGACGGCGGCCTGGACAGCGGCTTCGGCAGCGGCGGCCGGGTGGTCACGAGCTTCGGCGGCAGCGACGCCGCCCACGGCGTGGCCATCCAGTCCGACGGCCGGATCGTCGCCGCCGGGCAGGGCGGACCGGACAACGACTTCGCGCTCGCCCGCTACCTGGGCGGCGGAGGCAGCACACCCCCGCCGCCCAGCGCGGACCTCTCCGTCACCAAGACGGGCCCGTCCACCGTCACCATCGGCGACCGGGCCACGTACACGGTCCGCGTGACCAACGCGACCGCCTCGACCGCGGCCGCCACCGGCGTCACGCTGACCGACACCCTTTCCGGAGCGGGCGCGACCCCGGTCTCGGCCACGCCCTCCCAGGGCGGCTGCACCACCACCGCGACCGGCGCCACCTGCGCCCTCGGCACCCTCGCCCCGGGCGCGAGCGCCACGGTCACGGTCGTCGCCGAACCCCGCGCCACCGGCACGCTCAGGAACACGGCCACGGTCACGGCCACCCAGACCGATCCGGCGACGGGCAACAACACCGCCACCGCGACCGGCACCGTCAACAACTCCCGGGGCTGCACGATCATCGGCACCAGCGGGGCCGACGCCCTCAACGGCACGATCGGCAACGACGTGATCTGCGGCCTGGGCGGCAACGACACCCTCAACGGGAACGGCGGCACCGACACCGTCTACGGCGACTACGGCAACGACACCGTCGACGGCGGCCCCGGCAACGACACGCTGTACGGCGGCCCGGGCAACGACACGGTGAACGGGTCCGCCGGCAACGACCGGGTGATCACCACCGACGGTGTGTCGGGCAACGACACGGCCAACGGCGGCCTCGGCTTCGACACCTGCACCACCGACCCGGGGGACAGCCGCATCAGCTGCCCCTGA